In one Nomascus leucogenys isolate Asia chromosome 13, Asia_NLE_v1, whole genome shotgun sequence genomic region, the following are encoded:
- the ZNF217 gene encoding zinc finger protein 217 yields the protein MQSKVTGNMPTQSLLMYMDGPEVIGSSLGSQMEMEDAMSMKGTAVVPFRATQEKNVIQIEGYMPLDCMFCSQTFTHSEDLNKHVLMQHRPTLCEPAVLRVEAEYLSPLDKSQVRTEHPKEKNCKENEEFSCEVCGQTFRVAFDVEIHMRTHKDSFTYGCNMCGRRFKEPWFLKNHMRTHNGKSGARSKVPQGLESPATINEVVQVHAAERISSPYKICMVCGFLFPNKESLIEHRKVHTKKAAFGTSSAQTDSPQGGMPSSREGFLQLFNLRPKSHPETGKKPVRCIPQLDPFTTFQAWQLATKGKVAICQEEVKESGQEGSTDNDDSSSEKELGEVWNANKSHSEGSGKAKTNKGSCAGLSQEKEKCKHSHGEAPSVDADPKLPSSKEKPTHCSECGKAFRTYHQLVLHSRVHKKDRRAGAESPTISVDGRQPGTCSPDLAAPLDENGAVDRGEGGSEDGSEDGLPEGIHLDKNDDGGKIKHLTSSRECSYCGKFFRSNYYLNIHLRTHTGEKPYKCEFCEYAAAQKTSLRYHLERHHKEKQTDVAAEVKSDGKNQDTEDALLAADSAQTKNLKRFFDGAKDVTGSPPAKQLKEMPSVFQNVLGSAVLSPAHKDTQDFHKNAADDSADKVNKNPTPAYLDLLKKRSAVETQANNLICRTKADVTPPPDGSTTHNLEVSPKEKQTETAADCRYRPSVDCHEKPLNLSLGALHNCPAISLSKSLMPSITCPFCTFKTFYPEVLMMHQRLEHKYNPDVHKNCRNKSLLRSRRTGCPPALLGKDVPPLSSFCKPKPKSALPAQSKSLPSAKGKQSPPGPGKAPLTSGIDSSTLAPSNLKSHRPQQNVGVQGAATRQQQSEMFSKTSVSPAPDKTKRPETKLKPLPVAPSQPTLGSSNINGSIDYAAKNDSPWAPPGRDYFCNRSASNTAAEFGEPLPKRLKSSVVALDVDQPGANYRRGYDLPKYHMVRGITSLLPQDCVYPSQALPPKPRFLSSSEVESPNVLTVQKPYGGSGPLYTCVPAGSPASSSTLEGKRPVSYQHLSNSMAQKRNYENFIGNAHYRPNDKKP from the exons ATGCAATCGAAAGTGACAGGAAACATGCCAACTCAATCCCTCTTAATGTACATGGATGGGCCAGAAGTGATTGGCAGCTCTCTTGGCAGTCAGATGGAGATGGAGGACGCCATGTCAATGAAAGGGACCGCTGTTGTTCCATTCCGAGCTAcgcaagaaaaaaatgtcatccAAATCGAGGGGTATATGCCCTTGGATTGCATGTTCTGCAGCCAGACCTTCACACATTCAGAAGACCTTAATAAACATGTCTTAATGCAACACCGGCCTACCCTTTGTGAACCAGCAGTTCTTCGGGTTGAAGCAGAGTATCTTAGTCCGCTTGATAAAAGTCAAGTGCGAACAGAACATCCCAAGGAAAAGAATTGCaaggaaaatgaagaatttaGCTGCGAGGTATGCGGGCAGACATTTAGAGTCGCTTTTGATGTTGAGATCCACATGAGAACACACAAAGATTCTTTCACTTACGGGTGTAACATGTGTGGAAGAAGATTCAAGGAGCCTTGGTTTCTTAAAAACCACATGCGGACACATAATGGCAAATCGGGGGCCAGGAGCAAAGTGCCGCAAGGCTTGGAGAGTCCAGCAACGATCAACGAGGTCGTCCAGGTGCATGCGGCCGAGAGAATCTCCTCTCCGTACAAAATCTGCATGGTTTGTGGcttcctatttccaaataaagaaagTCTAATTGAGCATCGCAAGGTGCACACCAAAAAAGCTGCTTTCGGTACCAGCAGCGCGCAGACAGACTCTCCACAAGGAGGAATGCCATCCTCGAGGGAAGGCTTCCTGCAGTTGTTCAACTTGAGACCAAAATCTCACCCTGAAACGGGGAAGAAGCCTGTCAGGTGCATACCTCAGCTCGATCCATTCACCACCTTCCAGGCTTGGCAGCTGGCTACGAAAGGAAAAGTTGCCATTTGCCAAGAAGAAGTGAAGGAATCGGGGCAAGAAGGGAGCACCGACAACGATGATTCGAGTTCCGAGAAGGAGCTTGGAGAAGTTTGGAATGCGAATAAAAGCCATTCGGAAGGTTCTGGAAAGGCCAAAACAAATAAGGGCAGTTGTGCAGGCCTCTcgcaagagaaagagaagtgcaAACACTCCCACGGCGAAGCGCCCTCCGTGGACGCGGATCCCAAGTTACCCAGTAGCAAGGAGAAGCCCACGCACTGCTCCGAGTGCGGCAAAGCTTTCAGAACCTACCACCAGCTGGTCTTGCACTCCAGGGTCCACAAGAAGGACCGGAGGGCTGGCGCGGAGTCGCCCACCATTTCTGTGGACGGGAGGCAGCCGGGGACGTGTTCTCCTGACCTCGCTGCCCCTCTGGATGAAAATGGAGCCGTGGATCGAGGGGAAGGTGGTTCTGAAGATGGATCTGAGGATGGGCTTCCTGAAGGAATCCATCTGG ataaaaatgatgatggaggaaaaataaagcatCTTACATCTTCAAGAGAGTGTAGTTATTGTGGAAAGTTTTTCCGTTCAAATTATTACCTCAATATTCATCTCAGAACGCATACAG GtgaaaaaccatacaaatgtGAATTTTGTGAATATGCTGCAGCCCAGAAGACATCTCTGAGGTATCACTTGGAGAGACATCACAAGGAAAAACAAACCGATGTTGCTGCTGAAGTCAAGAGCGATGGTAAAAATCAGGACACTGAGGATGCACTATTAGCCGCTGACAGTGCGCAaaccaaaaatttgaaaagattttttgaTGGTGCCAAAGATGTTACAGGCAGTCCGCCTGCAAAGCAGCTTAAGGAGATGCCTTCTGTTTTTCAGAATGTTCTGGGCAGCGCTGTCCTCTCACCAGCACACAAAGATACTCAGGATTTCCATAAAAATGCAGCTGATGACAGTGCTGATAAAGTGAATAAAAACCCTACCCCTGCTTACCTGGACCTATTAAAAAAGAGATCAGCAGTTGAAACTCAGGCAAATAACCTCATCTGTAGAACCAAGGCGGATGTTACTCCTCCTCCGGATGGCAGTACCACCCATAACCTTGAAGTTAGCCCCAAAGAGAAGCAAACGGAGACTGCAGCTGACTGCAGATACAGGCCAAGTGTGGATTGTCATGAAAAACCTTTAAATTTATCCCTGGGGGCTCTTCACAATTGCCCGGCAATTTCTTTGAGTAAAAGTTTAATGCCGAGTATCACCTGTCCATTTTGTACCTTCAAGACATTTTATCCAGAAGTTTTAATGATGCACCAGAGACTGGAGCATAAATACAATCCTGACGTTCATAAAAACTGTCGAAACAAGTCCTTGCTTAGAAGTCGACGTACTGGATGCCCGCCAGCGTTGCTGGGAAAAGATGTGCCTCCTCTCTCTAGTTTCTGTAAACCCAAGCCCAAGTCTGCTTTACCAGCGCAGTCCAAATCCCTGCCATCTGCGAAGGGGAAGCAGAGCCCTCCTGGGCCAGGCAAGGCCCCTCTGACTTCAGGGATAGACTCTAGCACTTTAGCCCCAAGTAACCTGAAGTCCCACAGACCACAGCAGAATGTGGGGGTCCAAGGGGCCGCCACCAGGCAACAGCAATCTGAGATGTTTTCTAAAACCAGTGTTTCCCCTGCACCGGATAAGACAAAAAGACCCGAGACAAAATTGAAACCTCTCCCAGTAGCTCCTTCTCAGCCCACCCTCGGCAGCAGTAACATCAATGGTTCCATCGACTACGCTGCCAAGAACGACAGCCCATGGGCACCTCCAGGAAGAGACTATTTCTGTAATCGGAGTGCCAGCAACACTGCAGCAGAATTTGGTGAGCCCCTTCCAAAAAGACTGAAGTCCAGCGTGGTTGCCCTTGATGTTGACCAGCCCGGGGCCAATTACAGAAGAGGCTATGACCTTCCCAAGTACCATATGGTCAGAGGCATCA